Proteins encoded by one window of Toxotes jaculatrix isolate fToxJac2 chromosome 22, fToxJac2.pri, whole genome shotgun sequence:
- the LOC121176462 gene encoding histone H2B 1/2-like produces the protein MPEPAKSAPKKGSKKAVTKTAGKGGKKKRKTRRESYAIYVYKVLKQVHPDTGISSKAMSIMNSFVSDIFERIAGEASRLAHYNKRSTITSREIQTAVRLLLPGELAKHAVSEGTKAVTKYTSSK, from the coding sequence ATGCCTGAACCCGCAAAGTCCGCGCCCAAGAAGGGCTCCAAGAAAGCCGTGACCAAGACCGCCGGCAAGGGCggcaagaagaagagaaagaccaGGAGGGAGAGCTACGCCATCTACGTGTACAAGGTCCTGAAGCAGGTCCACCCTGATACCGGTATCTCTTCAAAGGCCATGAGTATCATGAACTCCTTCGTTAGCGACATCTTTGAGCGCATCGCCGGTGAGGCCTCCCGCCTGGCTCACTACAACAAACGCTCCACCATCACCTCCAGGGAGATTCAGACCGCCGTGCGTCTGCTGCTGCCAGGTGAGCTGGCCAAGCACGCCGTGTCTGAGGGAACCAAGGCTGTGACCAAGTACACCAGCTCCAAGTAA
- the LOC121176454 gene encoding histone H1-like has protein sequence MAEVAPAAPAAPAKAPKKKAAKPSKKSGPGASELVLKAVSASKERNGLSYIALKKALAAQGYDVEHNSAHIRRAVKSLVGKGSLVQTKGIGASGSFKASKAAEKPKKAVKKASAAKVKKPAAAKKATAPAAKKPAATKKSKAAKTTPKKAKKPAAAKKPAAAKKSPKSPKKTTKKAATPKKAAKKVAKPKAAKAKKVTAKKTAKK, from the coding sequence ATGGCAGAAGTCGCCCCAGCTGCACCAGCCGCTCCGGCTAAAGCACCgaagaagaaggccgcaaagccgagcaagaAATCTGGACCCGGCGCCAGTGAGCTCGTCCTGAAAGCGGTGTCCGCCTCCAAGGAGCGCAATGGTCTTTCTTACATAGCTCTGAAGAAGGCTCTGGCAGCTCAGGGTTACGATGTGGAGCACAACAGCGCCCACATCAGACGTGCCGTAAAGAGTCTGGTCGGGAAAGGATCTCTGGTGCAAACCAAAGGAATCGGAGCTTCCGGGTCTTTCAAGGCGAGCAAGGCTGCTGAGAAGCCCAAGAAAGCAGTGAAGAAAGCTTCCGCTGCTAaagtcaagaagccagcagcagcGAAGAAAGCCACTGCCCCCGCTGctaagaagccagcagccaccaagaagtcCAAAGCAGCCAAGACAACcccgaagaaagctaagaaacctgcAGCTGCCAAGAAACCCGCAGCGGCTAAGAAGTCTCCAAAGAGCCCGAAGAAGACGACCAAGAAAGCGGCTACACCCAAGAAAGCAGCGAAGAAGGTGGCTAAACCCAAAGCTGCCAAAGCTAAGAAGGTTACTGCCAAGAAAACAGCCAAGAAGTAA
- the LOC121176459 gene encoding histone H4 produces the protein MSGRGKGGKGLGKGGAKRHRKVLRDNIQGITKPAIRRLARRGGVKRISGLIYEETRGVLKVFLENVIRDAVTYTEHAKRKTVTAMDVVYALKRQGRTLYGFGG, from the coding sequence ATGAgcggaagaggaaaaggaggcaAAGGACTCGGTAAAGGAGGCGCCAAGCGTCACCGTAAAGTTCTCCGTGACAACATCCAGGGAATCACCAAGCCCGCCATCCGCCGCCTGGCTCGCCGTGGTGGCGTCAAGCGTATCTCTGGTCTGATCTACGAGGAGACCCGCGGTGTGCTCAAGGTCTTCCTGGAGAATGTCATTCGTGATGCCGTCACCTACACCGAGCACGCTAAGAGGAAGACGGTGACTGCTATGGATGTGGTCTACGCTCTCAAGAGGCAGGGCCGCACTCTGTACGGCTTCGGCGGTTAA